A region of Eleutherodactylus coqui strain aEleCoq1 unplaced genomic scaffold, aEleCoq1.hap1 HAP1_SCAFFOLD_323, whole genome shotgun sequence DNA encodes the following proteins:
- the LOC136593131 gene encoding apolipoprotein A-I-like codes for MKILVSSLLLLFLSGTYSKPIEEQDVKPPPKPDTRECVKSLFSNIYALGADLVGSWESSETERVAVMSKRVESIYASYFNLAISVSHYMSGIMAEVSKEMQEKYPVYSKNVLPVLASVAVHAFEKITSAAEEMKPYFEKFEEHLKPLQNELWEGIRPIIENRTRSTIDALNANIKPFLEGVRKEVEAANIKEAAESPAEEKNPTILLMEHVLKSSQKLQHMYVFDSDMLNKIASQLHVFGNRE; via the exons ATGAAAATCCTGGTTTCCTCATTGCTCCTCTTGTTCCTATCAG GAACATATAGTAAACCCATTGAAGAGCAGGATGTAAAACCACCTCCGAAACCTGATACGAGGGAGTGTGTGAAAAGTCTGTTCTCTAATATATACGCGTTGGGTGCGGATTTGGTCGGAAGCTGGGAGTCATCAGAGACTGAAAGAGT GGCCGTAATGAGTAAAAGAGTGGAATCAATATATGCAAGTTATTTTAACTTGGCTATTAGCGTTAGCCATTACATGTCAGGCATCATGGCGGAGGTGAGCAAGGAAATGCAAGAGAAATACCCAGTTTACAGTAAAAATGTACTTCCGGTTTTGGCCTCAGTTGCGGTTCATGCTTTTGAAAAGATAACAAGTGCTGCTGAGGAAATGAAGCCTTATTTTGAAAAATTTGAAGAGCATCTCAAACCCCTACAGAATGAATTGTGGGAAGGAATACGCCCTATTATAGAGAATAGAACAAGGTCTACTATAGACGCTCTCAATGCCAATATAAAGCCCTTCCTAGAGGGCGTCCGCAAAGAGGTAGAAGCTGCAAACATCAAAGAAGCTGCTGAATCGCCAGCTGAAGAGAAGAACCCTACCATCCTTTTAATGGAACATGTACTGAAGTCTTCACAGAAACTACAACACATGTATGTGTTCGACAGCGACATGCTTAACAAGATTGCATCTCAGCTACACGTTTTCGGTAACAGAGAATAA